A section of the Kribbella voronezhensis genome encodes:
- a CDS encoding HAD family hydrolase, whose product MTLRAVLWDMDGTLVDSEPVWARVQIERLTALGATWTVEDCVALVGSDLSHAVDVWMSRIPAGAIEPEELAERMYGEVVAALKEEVVFRPGALELLTALKAEGIPCALVTASYRVMIDAVLSHLPPDPFDVIVAGDEVSNGKPHPEPYLTAAAELDVDPADCLVIEDSPGGTAAGTAAGAFVLAVPQWVTIPAAPRRLVAESLEQFTPQALRELLA is encoded by the coding sequence ATGACACTGCGAGCGGTGCTCTGGGACATGGACGGCACGCTGGTGGATTCGGAGCCGGTCTGGGCGCGGGTCCAGATCGAGCGGCTCACCGCACTCGGCGCGACCTGGACGGTCGAGGACTGCGTCGCTCTGGTCGGCAGCGACCTGAGCCACGCGGTCGACGTGTGGATGTCGCGCATTCCGGCCGGCGCGATCGAGCCGGAGGAACTCGCGGAGCGGATGTACGGCGAGGTCGTCGCCGCCCTGAAGGAAGAGGTCGTGTTCCGCCCGGGTGCGCTCGAGCTCCTCACGGCGCTCAAGGCCGAGGGCATCCCGTGCGCGCTGGTCACGGCGTCGTACCGGGTGATGATCGACGCCGTACTGTCGCATCTGCCGCCCGACCCGTTCGACGTGATCGTCGCCGGCGACGAGGTGAGCAACGGCAAGCCGCACCCCGAGCCGTACCTGACCGCGGCCGCCGAACTCGACGTGGACCCGGCCGACTGCCTCGTGATCGAGGACTCGCCGGGTGGAACAGCAGCTGGTACGGCGGCCGGCGCGTTCGTCCTCGCCGTACCGCAATGGGTCACGATTCCGGCGGCACCGCGTCGGCTGGTCGCCGAGTCACTCGAACAGTTCACTCCGCAGGCTCTCCGCGAACTCCTGGCGTGA
- a CDS encoding aldo/keto reductase, which yields MQQRYLGHSGLAVSRLGLGTMSWGRDTDEHEAREQLAAFVAAGGTLIDTAAAYGDGDSERLIGSLLGDVVERDDLVIATKAGFSVRRGERITDTSRGALLRDLEGSLRRLNVDHIDLWQLHTWSDDVPLEETLSALDHAVNSGKVRYVGVSNYAGWKSARAVTWQQAWPGRAVPVSNQVEYSLLARDAEADAIRAAGGLGIGVLAWSPLGRGVLTGKYRTGIPADSRAASQHLSRFVDPYLDGRGSGIVEAVARAADGLGWSPLEVALTWVRDRPGVTAAIVGARTAMQLKSVLGVEELTLPPAIAAALEDVS from the coding sequence ATGCAGCAGCGCTATCTAGGTCACAGTGGCCTCGCCGTGAGCAGGCTGGGCCTGGGCACCATGTCCTGGGGCCGTGACACCGACGAGCACGAAGCTCGTGAGCAGTTGGCCGCCTTCGTCGCTGCGGGCGGCACCCTGATCGACACCGCCGCGGCGTACGGCGACGGTGACAGCGAGCGGCTGATCGGCTCGTTGCTGGGTGACGTCGTCGAGCGCGACGACCTGGTGATCGCCACCAAGGCAGGCTTCTCGGTGCGCCGTGGCGAGCGGATCACCGATACCTCTCGTGGCGCCCTGCTCCGTGATCTCGAGGGTTCGCTGCGGCGACTCAACGTCGACCACATCGACCTGTGGCAGCTGCACACCTGGTCGGACGACGTGCCGCTCGAGGAGACGCTGTCCGCGCTGGACCACGCGGTGAACTCCGGCAAGGTGCGGTACGTCGGAGTGTCCAACTACGCCGGCTGGAAGTCCGCCCGCGCCGTCACCTGGCAGCAGGCGTGGCCCGGTCGAGCGGTGCCCGTCTCCAACCAGGTGGAGTACTCGCTGCTCGCCCGGGACGCGGAGGCGGATGCCATTCGCGCGGCGGGCGGCCTCGGCATCGGCGTACTGGCGTGGTCGCCACTTGGGCGTGGTGTGTTGACTGGGAAGTACCGGACCGGCATCCCGGCGGACTCACGGGCGGCGTCTCAGCATCTGTCCAGATTCGTCGACCCCTACCTCGACGGCCGAGGTTCAGGCATCGTTGAGGCGGTGGCCCGCGCAGCCGACGGGCTCGGCTGGAGTCCGCTCGAGGTGGCGCTCACCTGGGTGCGGGACCGGCCGGGCGTGACGGCCGCGATCGTCGGGGCGCGGACGGCGATGCAGCTGAAGTCGGTGCTGGGAGTCGAGGAGCTGACGTTGCCGCCGGCCATCGCGGCGGCGCTGGAAGACGTTTCGTGA
- a CDS encoding DUF3090 domain-containing protein — protein MARVVHSYDDPDRFVAGTVGEPGARTFFLQARAGTRMTSVACEKEQVMALAERLDVMLDEVARRFDRDPVTPVGADDTDPLEQPIEEEFRAGTMTLAWEADAEKVVIEVFAVVAADPAEEESDPVAAALESDDAEVFIVRISEEQARAFARRAVALVASGRPTCPFCGRPIDPEGHICPRANGYRRHVPE, from the coding sequence ATGGCGCGCGTAGTGCATTCGTATGACGATCCGGACCGGTTCGTCGCCGGCACCGTCGGTGAACCCGGTGCCCGGACCTTCTTCCTGCAGGCCAGGGCCGGGACCAGGATGACGTCGGTGGCCTGTGAGAAGGAACAGGTGATGGCGCTCGCGGAGCGGCTCGACGTGATGCTGGACGAGGTGGCCCGGCGGTTCGACCGCGATCCGGTCACGCCGGTCGGTGCCGACGACACCGACCCGCTCGAGCAGCCGATCGAGGAGGAGTTCCGGGCCGGCACGATGACGCTGGCCTGGGAGGCCGACGCCGAGAAGGTCGTGATCGAGGTGTTCGCCGTGGTCGCCGCCGACCCGGCCGAGGAGGAGTCCGACCCGGTCGCGGCGGCGCTGGAGTCCGACGACGCCGAGGTGTTCATCGTCCGGATCAGCGAGGAGCAGGCCCGGGCGTTCGCCCGGCGTGCGGTCGCGCTGGTGGCGTCGGGTCGTCCGACCTGCCCGTTCTGCGGGCGGCCGATCGACCCGGAGGGACACATCTGCCCGCGCGCCAACGGTTACCGCAGGCACGTTCCGGAATGA
- a CDS encoding SCO1664 family protein encodes MIDLDLLRSGELSLHGRLVAASNGTFQGSVSLGGDSATVVYKPVQGERPLWDFPDGTLAQREYAAYVVSEALGWSVVPPTLLRDGPLGEGMVQLWIDEVEREPGETELVDIVPQGRVPKGWVGVLDALDGRHNPVTLVHAEVDPLRRMAVFDAIVNNADRKGGHVLDPGDGRVFGVDHGVTFNADDKLRTVLWGWAGEPVPDELLEDVRKLADQLAGKLGQELVELITAVELTATRERCATLLKTGIFPLPSDDWPAIPWPAF; translated from the coding sequence ATGATCGATCTCGACCTGCTCCGCAGCGGGGAACTGTCCCTGCACGGACGGTTGGTGGCCGCTTCCAACGGCACCTTCCAGGGCTCGGTGAGCCTCGGCGGCGACTCGGCGACGGTGGTCTACAAACCGGTCCAGGGCGAGCGGCCGCTGTGGGACTTCCCGGACGGCACGCTGGCCCAGCGCGAGTACGCGGCGTACGTCGTATCGGAGGCGCTCGGCTGGTCCGTGGTGCCACCGACCCTGCTGCGCGACGGGCCGCTCGGCGAGGGCATGGTGCAGCTGTGGATCGACGAGGTCGAGCGCGAGCCAGGCGAGACCGAACTGGTCGACATCGTCCCGCAAGGCCGCGTGCCGAAGGGCTGGGTCGGCGTACTGGACGCACTCGACGGCCGGCACAACCCGGTCACGCTCGTGCATGCGGAGGTCGATCCGTTGCGGCGGATGGCCGTATTCGATGCCATCGTCAACAATGCCGATCGCAAGGGCGGGCATGTGCTCGACCCGGGTGACGGGCGGGTGTTCGGGGTCGACCACGGCGTCACGTTCAACGCGGACGACAAGCTGCGGACGGTGTTGTGGGGCTGGGCCGGCGAGCCGGTGCCGGACGAGTTGCTGGAGGACGTACGGAAGCTGGCCGATCAGCTGGCGGGCAAGCTCGGGCAGGAGTTGGTCGAGCTGATCACGGCGGTCGAGCTCACGGCGACCCGCGAGCGGTGTGCGACGTTGCTGAAGACGGGGATATTCCCATTGCCGAGCGACGACTGGCCGGCGATTCCCTGGCCGGCGTTCTAG
- a CDS encoding undecaprenyl-diphosphate phosphatase — MSIWDAIILGIVEGLTEFLPVSSTGHLTIASKMLGLKIDDPAVTAFTAVIQFGAIAAVVLFLWKDISRYAVAWFRGLRNPEHRGEFDHRMGWFVIVGSLPICIVGFLAKDIISGPLRSLWWVAGSLIAWSFVMVAAERLGSKTRPLEKITLIDSIVMGVIQCLALIPGVSRSGATIAAGLFRGLDRVAATRMAFLLGIPALVGAAVFELKDALSGDVGIAPVLVGTIVSFIVGYASVAWLIRFVAKHSTEVFAFYRVLLGIVILILLMTSTITAT; from the coding sequence ATGTCCATCTGGGACGCCATCATCCTCGGCATCGTCGAGGGGCTCACCGAATTCCTGCCCGTCTCCAGCACGGGCCACCTCACCATCGCCTCGAAGATGCTCGGCCTGAAGATCGACGACCCGGCGGTCACCGCGTTCACCGCGGTGATCCAGTTCGGCGCGATCGCGGCCGTCGTGTTGTTCCTGTGGAAAGACATCAGCCGGTACGCCGTCGCGTGGTTCCGCGGGCTGCGCAACCCTGAGCACCGGGGTGAGTTCGACCACCGGATGGGCTGGTTCGTGATCGTCGGCTCGCTGCCGATCTGCATCGTCGGGTTCCTGGCGAAGGACATCATCTCGGGGCCGCTGCGCAGTCTGTGGTGGGTCGCGGGGTCGCTGATCGCCTGGTCGTTCGTGATGGTCGCGGCCGAGCGGCTGGGCAGCAAGACGCGGCCGTTGGAGAAGATCACGCTGATCGACTCGATCGTGATGGGCGTGATCCAGTGCCTGGCGCTGATTCCCGGCGTCTCGCGGTCGGGCGCGACGATCGCGGCCGGGTTGTTCCGCGGGCTGGATCGGGTCGCGGCGACCCGGATGGCGTTCCTGCTCGGCATTCCGGCGCTGGTGGGTGCTGCGGTCTTCGAACTCAAGGACGCCTTGAGCGGTGACGTCGGGATCGCGCCGGTGCTGGTCGGGACGATCGTGAGTTTCATCGTCGGCTATGCGTCGGTGGCCTGGCTGATCCGGTTCGTGGCCAAGCACAGCACCGAGGTCTTCGCGTTCTACCGGGTGCTGCTCGGCATCGTGATCCTGATCCTGTTGATGACCAGCACGATCACGGCCACGTAG
- a CDS encoding PAC2 family protein gives MVDLANLRDPVVIAAFEGWNDAAEAATGAVDHLIDEWDAELVTAIDPEDYYDFQVNRPQVGFDSDGVRRLTWPTTRVFLARPTDTGRDVLLIRGIEPNMRWRGFCRELLELVDDSNAQLVVVLGALLADAPHTRPIPVSASSSDPELTASWSLEPSTYEGPTGITGVFADLCGTLGVPAVSIWSAIPHYIAGTPCPKASLALLGKIEALLDLPIPEGELPELARAWQRGADELSEEDPEVAEYVQSLEEQRETTDLPEATGDAIAAEFERYLRRRNTDRPE, from the coding sequence GTGGTAGATCTCGCGAACCTGAGGGACCCGGTCGTGATCGCCGCGTTCGAGGGTTGGAACGACGCCGCCGAGGCGGCCACCGGCGCAGTCGACCATCTCATCGACGAGTGGGACGCCGAACTCGTCACCGCGATCGACCCGGAGGACTACTACGACTTCCAGGTCAACCGGCCGCAGGTCGGGTTCGACTCCGACGGCGTCCGCCGGCTCACCTGGCCGACCACCCGGGTCTTCCTCGCCCGCCCGACCGACACCGGCCGCGACGTCCTGCTGATCCGCGGCATCGAGCCGAACATGCGCTGGCGCGGGTTCTGCCGCGAACTCCTCGAACTCGTCGACGACTCCAACGCCCAACTGGTCGTCGTCCTCGGCGCCCTGCTCGCCGACGCCCCGCACACCCGGCCGATCCCGGTCAGCGCCTCGTCGTCCGACCCCGAACTCACCGCGTCGTGGAGCCTGGAGCCGTCGACGTACGAAGGTCCCACCGGCATCACCGGCGTCTTCGCCGACCTGTGCGGCACCCTCGGCGTACCGGCGGTCTCCATCTGGTCCGCGATCCCGCACTACATCGCCGGCACCCCGTGCCCGAAGGCGTCGCTCGCCCTCCTCGGCAAGATCGAGGCCCTCCTCGACCTCCCGATCCCCGAAGGCGAACTCCCCGAACTGGCCCGCGCCTGGCAACGAGGCGCCGACGAACTCAGCGAAGAAGACCCCGAGGTCGCCGAGTACGTCCAGTCCCTCGAGGAACAACGCGAAACCACCGACCTCCCCGAGGCCACCGGCGACGCCATAGCCGCCGAATTCGAACGCTACCTACGACGCAGAAACACAGACCGGCCGGAGTAG
- the corA gene encoding magnesium/cobalt transporter CorA — protein MIVDCGVYADGVRRELAKEPEIVAQAIDGDEECFGWVGLYEPSEAEMTRVQQLFGLHELAVEDALKAHQRPKVEQYGDSIVVVLRTLWYPDTGDAVETGQVSVFVGRRYVVTVRHGEGAPLTTARAELEERASVLGHGPAAVLWAICDSIVDGYEEVAGAVEIDVDEVESSVFSPERTSDAERIYTLKREVLEMLRAIGPLREPMKSFAHAAVPLISREAAPFFRDVADHVVRVADQTEALDTLLSSALNAHLARVSVQQNDDMRRISAWVAIAAAPTAIAGIYGMNFRHMPELSWHYGYYGVLLLMVVICTIMYAAFRRAGWL, from the coding sequence GTGATCGTCGACTGCGGGGTGTACGCCGACGGGGTCCGCCGGGAACTCGCCAAGGAGCCGGAAATCGTCGCGCAGGCGATCGACGGCGACGAGGAGTGCTTCGGCTGGGTCGGCCTGTACGAACCGTCCGAAGCCGAGATGACCCGCGTCCAGCAACTCTTCGGGCTGCACGAACTCGCCGTCGAGGACGCGCTGAAGGCGCACCAACGCCCGAAGGTCGAGCAGTACGGCGACTCGATCGTGGTCGTCCTGCGCACCCTCTGGTACCCCGATACCGGTGACGCGGTGGAGACCGGCCAGGTGAGCGTCTTCGTCGGCCGGCGCTACGTCGTCACCGTCCGGCACGGCGAAGGGGCTCCGCTGACCACGGCCCGGGCCGAACTCGAGGAGCGCGCCTCCGTGCTCGGCCACGGCCCCGCCGCGGTGCTCTGGGCGATCTGCGACTCGATCGTCGACGGGTACGAGGAGGTCGCCGGCGCGGTCGAGATCGACGTCGACGAGGTCGAGAGCTCGGTCTTCTCCCCCGAACGCACCAGCGACGCGGAGCGCATCTACACCCTCAAACGTGAGGTGCTGGAGATGCTCCGCGCGATCGGCCCGCTGCGGGAGCCGATGAAGTCGTTCGCACACGCCGCCGTACCGCTGATCAGCCGCGAGGCCGCGCCGTTCTTCCGCGACGTCGCCGATCACGTCGTCCGGGTCGCCGACCAGACGGAGGCGCTCGACACGCTGCTCAGCTCGGCCCTGAACGCCCACCTGGCCCGCGTCTCGGTCCAGCAGAACGACGACATGCGCCGCATCTCCGCCTGGGTCGCCATCGCCGCGGCCCCGACCGCGATCGCCGGCATCTACGGCATGAACTTCCGCCACATGCCCGAACTCAGCTGGCACTACGGCTACTACGGCGTCCTCCTGCTGATGGTCGTCATCTGCACCATCATGTACGCCGCCTTCCGCCGCGCCGGCTGGCTCTGA
- a CDS encoding DUF5703 family protein, translated as MAEYELQQFEVSRTESRGAVRRLLTEHAEYGGWELARLRRYPDGTRRVWLRRRIIKVMRTL; from the coding sequence ATGGCCGAATACGAGCTGCAACAGTTCGAGGTGTCCAGGACGGAGTCACGCGGCGCGGTACGCCGCCTGCTCACCGAGCACGCCGAGTACGGCGGCTGGGAACTGGCCCGCCTCCGGCGCTACCCCGACGGCACCCGCCGCGTCTGGCTCCGCCGCCGCATCATCAAGGTGATGCGCACCCTCTGA
- the mshC gene encoding cysteine--1-D-myo-inosityl 2-amino-2-deoxy-alpha-D-glucopyranoside ligase: protein MQAWTKPEIPVVPGPARRLRLYDTASGGLVEVPPPADGPARMYVCGITPYDATHMGHAATYVTFDLINRLWRDAGYDVHYTQNITDVDDPLLERATATGVEWTELAEREIQLFRDDMTALQVIPPQDYIGVVESIDLVTGAIEDLQRAGAVYSVDDDLYFAVKADPRFGGVSGYDVETMRALFAERGGDPGREGKRDPLDSLLWRAERPGEPAWDSPFGRGRPGWHVECSAIALKHLGMTFDVQGGGSDLIFPHHEMSASGAQVATGKHPFARAYVHQAMVGLDGEKMSKSKGNLVLVSRERAAGTDPMAIRLVLLAHHYRTDWFWTSSDLLAAQERLDVWRGAVSRGTGPDGAAAVDAVRAALTNDLDTVAALAAVDQWAETNGDDATAPALVADAVDALLGIKL from the coding sequence ATGCAGGCGTGGACGAAACCAGAAATCCCGGTCGTACCGGGGCCGGCCCGGCGTCTTCGCCTCTACGACACCGCTTCGGGCGGCCTGGTCGAGGTGCCGCCGCCGGCCGACGGGCCCGCGCGGATGTACGTGTGCGGCATCACGCCGTACGACGCGACGCACATGGGGCACGCTGCGACGTACGTCACATTCGACCTGATCAACCGGCTCTGGCGAGACGCCGGGTACGACGTGCACTACACGCAGAACATCACCGACGTCGACGACCCGCTGCTCGAGCGAGCCACCGCGACCGGCGTCGAGTGGACCGAGCTGGCCGAGCGCGAGATCCAGCTCTTCCGCGACGACATGACCGCCCTCCAGGTGATCCCGCCGCAGGACTACATCGGCGTGGTCGAGTCGATCGACCTCGTCACCGGGGCGATCGAGGACCTCCAGCGGGCTGGTGCGGTGTACTCCGTCGACGACGATCTGTACTTCGCTGTGAAGGCCGACCCGCGGTTCGGCGGCGTGTCGGGGTACGACGTGGAGACGATGCGGGCGTTGTTCGCCGAGCGTGGCGGCGACCCCGGTCGGGAAGGCAAGCGGGATCCGCTCGACAGTCTGCTCTGGCGCGCCGAGCGACCAGGGGAGCCGGCTTGGGATTCGCCGTTCGGACGGGGCCGCCCGGGGTGGCACGTGGAGTGCTCGGCGATCGCTCTGAAGCATCTGGGGATGACGTTCGACGTACAGGGTGGTGGGTCGGACCTGATCTTCCCGCACCACGAGATGTCGGCCAGCGGGGCGCAGGTGGCGACGGGGAAGCATCCGTTCGCGCGGGCCTATGTGCATCAGGCGATGGTCGGGCTGGACGGCGAGAAGATGTCGAAGTCGAAGGGCAACCTCGTGCTGGTCTCGCGAGAGCGAGCCGCCGGGACGGACCCGATGGCGATCCGGCTTGTTTTGCTCGCGCACCACTACCGGACCGACTGGTTCTGGACGTCGTCGGATCTGCTGGCTGCGCAGGAACGTTTGGATGTCTGGCGTGGGGCGGTCTCTCGTGGCACCGGTCCGGATGGCGCGGCGGCGGTCGACGCCGTGCGAGCCGCCCTCACGAACGATCTCGACACGGTGGCTGCGTTGGCAGCGGTGGACCAGTGGGCCGAAACCAACGGCGACGATGCGACCGCACCGGCGTTGGTGGCTGACGCGGTAGACGCTTTGCTGGGGATCAAGCTCTAG
- a CDS encoding histidine phosphatase family protein: MPTVILVRHGRSSANTSGVLAGRTPGVKLDETGLQQAAAVAERLAALPLAAIVTSPLDRCKQTATAIAKHHDGLRPATDRRLTECGYGDWTGKKIPELAKDPLWAVVQQHPSAVTFPNGESMRGMQQRAVDAVRTHDAAIGASHGPGAIWVAVSHGDVIKSIVADALGQHLDTFQRIVVDTASATIITYTPTRPFLVRLNDTGSELASLVPKPEAPKKGRGTKSRSTGKSAVQSSDAVVGGR, translated from the coding sequence ATGCCCACGGTGATTCTGGTCCGGCACGGCCGCAGCAGTGCCAACACGTCCGGCGTGCTGGCGGGACGGACCCCAGGGGTGAAACTCGACGAGACCGGGCTACAGCAGGCGGCTGCGGTCGCCGAACGGCTGGCCGCCTTGCCGCTGGCCGCGATCGTCACCTCGCCGCTGGACCGCTGCAAGCAGACCGCGACCGCGATCGCGAAGCATCACGACGGGTTGCGTCCGGCAACGGATCGGCGCCTGACCGAGTGCGGGTACGGAGACTGGACAGGCAAGAAGATTCCCGAGTTGGCGAAGGATCCGCTGTGGGCGGTGGTGCAGCAGCACCCGTCGGCGGTCACCTTCCCGAACGGTGAGTCCATGCGTGGGATGCAGCAGCGCGCGGTCGACGCCGTCCGGACCCACGACGCGGCGATCGGCGCCAGCCACGGTCCGGGCGCGATCTGGGTGGCGGTCTCGCACGGTGACGTGATCAAGTCGATCGTGGCCGACGCGCTCGGCCAGCACCTGGACACCTTCCAGCGGATCGTGGTCGACACGGCGTCGGCGACGATCATCACCTACACCCCGACCCGGCCGTTCCTGGTCCGGCTGAACGACACCGGCAGCGAACTCGCCTCGCTGGTGCCGAAGCCGGAGGCGCCGAAGAAGGGCCGCGGGACGAAGAGCCGGAGTACGGGAAAGTCCGCAGTACAGTCCTCGGACGCCGTGGTCGGCGGCCGGTAG
- a CDS encoding LLM class F420-dependent oxidoreductase, producing the protein MRLGLNIGFVLGGDDHLDHLRLVKEAEALGFSVTWAAEAYGSDAATLLTWIAAQTSTIDVGAAVFQIPARTPAMTAMTAATLDRLSGGRFRLGLGVSGPQVSEGWHGVPFAQPLLRTREYVAIVNSALRRETVAFEGKHFTLPLPGGPGKALKLSIRPVRDHVPVYLAAVGPKNLELAGEIADGWLGILNDPSYLGEQLNHIKAGRQTRQAGLGLEDFDVVASVPVVVGDDLAACADPIRGYTALYIGGMGSREKNFYNALAVRMGYADEAKEVQDLFLAKKHREAMAAVPQQFIDSVSLLGQKERIADKLTAYAEAGVTTVALTPFESTAEERIATIRTVAEALDHAGIGD; encoded by the coding sequence ATGCGACTCGGACTCAACATCGGCTTCGTCCTCGGCGGCGACGATCATCTGGATCATCTCAGGCTGGTGAAGGAGGCCGAAGCGCTCGGATTCTCGGTCACCTGGGCCGCGGAGGCGTACGGCTCGGACGCGGCCACGCTGCTGACCTGGATCGCCGCCCAGACCTCGACCATCGACGTCGGCGCGGCCGTCTTCCAGATCCCGGCCCGTACGCCGGCCATGACGGCGATGACCGCGGCGACCCTCGACCGGCTGTCCGGCGGCCGGTTCCGGCTCGGCCTGGGAGTTTCCGGACCGCAGGTGTCCGAGGGGTGGCACGGTGTGCCGTTCGCTCAGCCGCTGCTCAGGACGCGTGAGTATGTTGCGATCGTGAACTCCGCCCTCCGCCGCGAGACCGTCGCGTTCGAGGGCAAGCACTTCACGCTGCCGCTGCCCGGCGGACCCGGCAAGGCGCTCAAGCTGTCGATCCGGCCGGTCCGCGACCACGTCCCGGTCTACCTGGCCGCCGTCGGCCCGAAGAACCTCGAACTGGCCGGCGAGATCGCCGACGGCTGGCTCGGCATCCTCAACGACCCCTCGTACCTGGGAGAGCAGTTGAACCACATCAAGGCGGGCCGTCAGACCCGCCAGGCCGGCCTCGGACTGGAGGACTTCGACGTCGTGGCGTCGGTCCCGGTCGTGGTCGGCGACGACCTCGCCGCCTGCGCGGATCCGATCCGTGGCTACACCGCGCTGTACATCGGCGGGATGGGCAGCCGGGAGAAGAACTTCTACAACGCGCTCGCGGTCCGGATGGGCTACGCCGACGAGGCCAAGGAGGTCCAGGACCTCTTCCTGGCCAAGAAGCACCGCGAGGCGATGGCCGCCGTACCGCAGCAGTTCATCGACTCCGTCTCGCTGCTCGGGCAGAAGGAGCGGATCGCGGACAAGCTCACGGCGTACGCCGAAGCGGGCGTGACGACGGTCGCGCTCACCCCGTTCGAGTCGACGGCCGAAGAGCGGATCGCCACCATCCGCACCGTCGCCGAAGCCCTCGACCACGCCGGGATCGGTGACTGA
- a CDS encoding DUF6882 domain-containing protein: MNTSDDFSPAFQKFGATVAAAAIQQQDLFNATLGPSNRWADLEARTLTGPDGVLDGVSLLGSFSHVTGTWLWGWANPSFEQTDRAIAPTLRIREFGTQYGIIEFTTGEPDLSKFPAPHQAATTLAIAAGVVLGGHGTWSTAINDGQGAVYLHVDDSKLPTAGFDPIATPRLLLAAVGAFPADHRRVVRGYFKHFNIQYADTPDAISGQGPDGSTITATFDSRGRLERTTVEPGSPAAD, encoded by the coding sequence ATGAACACGTCCGATGATTTCAGCCCAGCGTTCCAGAAGTTCGGCGCGACCGTGGCGGCTGCCGCGATCCAGCAGCAGGACCTCTTCAACGCCACGCTGGGCCCGAGCAACCGCTGGGCGGACCTCGAAGCCAGGACGCTGACCGGCCCGGACGGCGTACTGGACGGCGTCTCGCTCCTCGGCAGCTTCTCGCACGTCACCGGGACCTGGTTGTGGGGCTGGGCGAATCCGAGCTTCGAACAGACCGACCGGGCGATCGCGCCGACGCTGCGGATCCGGGAGTTCGGCACGCAGTACGGGATCATCGAGTTCACCACCGGCGAGCCGGACCTGAGCAAGTTCCCCGCGCCACACCAAGCAGCGACCACCCTGGCCATCGCGGCCGGCGTCGTCCTCGGCGGGCACGGCACCTGGTCGACCGCGATCAACGACGGCCAGGGCGCCGTCTACCTGCATGTCGACGACAGCAAGCTCCCCACGGCGGGCTTCGACCCGATCGCCACGCCGCGCCTGCTGCTGGCCGCGGTCGGCGCCTTCCCGGCCGACCACCGCCGGGTCGTCCGCGGCTACTTCAAACACTTCAACATCCAGTACGCCGATACGCCGGACGCCATCTCCGGGCAGGGCCCCGACGGCAGCACCATCACGGCCACCTTCGACAGCCGCGGCCGACTCGAACGCACAACCGTCGAGCCCGGCAGCCCAGCAGCGGACTAG